In Carya illinoinensis cultivar Pawnee chromosome 9, C.illinoinensisPawnee_v1, whole genome shotgun sequence, the following are encoded in one genomic region:
- the LOC122275531 gene encoding uncharacterized protein LOC122275531 yields MGCVSSKHFRQDLKQEVHFNNGGECVNHLVSLTSSSYGLLNLDNEKPIEEHCVAESRMLQRSPPPEEPEVINAWELMQDLEEGMPISNTKAKKSPKPRAFLRGFVGFDAKSPLKFSNQIDSPKKAKRFAGKENKGRVNLFGRSDYSPKGILKTRNHTEDSCNAALNLSYPVKGSLIGRQKRESLGSDSGLSSRRKSFSPLFDPELLASYEKELSEEEEQIKRMVLPTAKFRKARNSRGLESILHLFEMKCPPGGENAVVIYTTTLRGIRKTFEDCNNVRSIIESHCIQVMERDVSMDSGFKEELRGLMETKQVKVPLLFVKGRLIGGVDEVVTLEEEGKLSSLLDGIPRALGGCKGCAGVRFVMCMGCSGSCKVLDGEQMKMVRCGECNENGLIHCPICC; encoded by the coding sequence ATGGGCTGTGTTTCGTCAAAACACTTCAGACAAGATCTCAAGCAAGAAGTCCATTTCAACAATGGCGGCGAGTGTGTGAACCATTTGGTCTCTCTCACTTCAAGCTCCTATGGTCTTCTCAACTTGGACAATGAGAAACCCATCGAAGAGCACTGTGTCGCAGAGAGTAGGATGTTACAGAGATCTCCTCCGCCCGAGGAGCCAGAAGTCATTAATGCTTGGGAACTCATGCAAGATCTTGAAGAAGGAATGCCCATTTCTAATACTAAAGCCAAGAAAAGCCCGAAACCAAGAGCTTTTCTCCGTGGTTTCGTGGGTTTCGATGCTAAGAGTCCGCTGAAGTTCTCGAATCAGATTGATTCTCCGAAGAAGGCGAAGAGATTTGCTGGGAAAGAGAATAAGGGACGGGTTAATTTGTTCGGACGTTCTGACTATAGCCCGAAAGGGATTCTGAAAACTAGGAATCATACCGAAGATTCGTGTAACGCAGCGTTGAATTTAAGTTATCCGGTGAAAGGGTCTCTAATCGGGAGGCAGAAAAGAGAGAGTCTTGGCAGCGATTCGGGGCTTTCCTCCCGACGGAAGAGCTTTAGTCCCCTATTTGATCCAGAGCTTCTTGCCTCTTACGAGAAAGAATTGTCTGAAGAGGAAGAACAGATCAAAAGGATGGTGTTACCGACAGCGAAATTCCGTAAAGCGAGAAACTCCAGAGGGTTGGAGTCTATTCTTCATTTGTTTGAGATGAAGTGCCCGCCGGGTGGAGAAAATGCGGTTGTTATCTACACCACCACTCTACGAGGAATCAGGAAGACTTTTGAAGACTGCAACAATGTCCGGTCGATCATTGAATCGCATTGTATTCAGGTGATGGAGCGCGATGTATCCATGGATTCAGGATTCAAGGAAGAACTGAGGGGACTAATGGAGACAAAGCAGGTGAAAGTTCCACTCCTGTTCGTGAAGGGGAGGTTGATTGGGGGAGTAGACGAGGTGGTGACGTTGGAAGAAGAGGGGAAACTGAGCAGTCTGTTGGATGGGATTCCAAGGGCTTTAGGAGGGTGCAAAGGGTGTGCCGGAGTAAGGTTTGTGATGTGCATGGGCTGCAGTGGGAGTTGCAAGGTTTTGGATGGGGAGCAAATGAAGATGGTGAGGTGTGGTGAGTGCAATGAGAATGGGTTGATTCATTGCCCGATTTGCTGTTAA
- the LOC122276221 gene encoding replication protein A 14 kDa subunit B-like: MDTSNPAVFVNAELLRLYVGRRVRAVIQVLQSDGGVVMGKSTDENQIVVKGSPPAPLSKFVEIVGIADSEKSIRAEVWSNFGDSFDTYTYNQLCQLANGEFKHLFL; this comes from the exons ATGGATACCTCAAACCCTGCAGTTTTTGTTAACGCAGAGCTGCTGCGATTGTATGTTGGTCGTAGGGTGCGGGCAGTGATACAGGTTTTGCAATCTGATGGTGGAGTTGTTATGGGGAAATCTACTGATGAGAATCAGATAGTTGTCAAAGGCTCTCCGCCTGCCCCCCTCTCAAAATTTGTTGAGATTGTTGGTATCGCTGACAGTGAAAAATCCATCCGTGCGGAAGTATGGAGCAACTTTGGTGACTCATTTG ACACGTATACATACAATCAGCTGTGTCAGCTTGCAAATGGGGAATTTAAACACTTGTTCCTCTGA
- the LOC122276220 gene encoding uncharacterized protein LOC122276220, protein MASPEAIDGVTEATSEEIYGATDASDSTFPAVDIDKNLNPGTDKNFEVDPTSHDVATSLEMKRQVEEKKKEAKKKKDGLQTLKTTILVSVVIVAVAGTVFAVTKKLREK, encoded by the exons ATGGCAAGCCCGGAGGCAATTGATGGAGTTACGGAAGCAACCTCTGAGGAAATATATGGAGCTACAGATGCCTCTGATTCGACATTTCCGGCggtcgatattgacaaaaatttGAATCCCGGGACGGACAAGAATTTCGAAGTTGATCCCACATCGCATGACGTGGCTACCTCGTTGGAGATGAAG CGACaagttgaagaaaagaaaaaggaagcgaagaagaaaaaggatggGTTGCAGACCCTCAAAACAACCATTCTAGTGTCGGTGGTGATCGTGGCTGTGGCAGGGACGGTCTTTGCTGTAACCaagaaattgagagagaaatGA
- the LOC122276219 gene encoding signal recognition particle 54 kDa protein, chloroplastic-like yields MEAVQFSTVASRQFCAASHSFSTNTKSWSRGVSTHARKSSGLRSSWTGSNGPVSLSSRNLFARDVWRWVNSKSVTLGRGMRGVVVRAEMFGQLTSGLEAAWNKLKGEEVLTKENIVEPMRDIRRALLEADVSLPVVRRFVQTVSEQAVGVGLIRGVKPDQQLVKIVHDELVKLMGGEVSELVFAKSGPTVILLAGLQGVGKTTVCAKLAYYLKKQGKSCMLVAGDVYRPAAIDQLVILGEQVDVPVYAAGTDVKPSVIAKQGLEAAKKKNIDVVIMDTAGRLQIDKAMMDELKEVKRALNPTEVLLVVDAMTGQEAAGLVTSFNLEIGITGAILTKLDGDSRGGAALSVKEVSGKPIKLVGRGERMEDLEPFYPDRMAGRILGMGDVLSFVEKAQEVMRQEDAEELQKKIMSAKFDFNDFLKQTRAVARMGSVTRVLGMIPGMGKVTPAQIREAEKNLKIMEAMIEAMTPEEREKPELLAESPARRKRIARDSGKTEQQVSQVVAQLFQMRVRMKNLMGVMEGGSIPTLSNLEEALKTEQKGPTGTARRKKRSESRRQFIDSASTRPSPRGFGAGN; encoded by the exons ATGGAGGCCGTGCAATTCTCGACTGTAGCTTCCCGCCAGTTCTGTGCAGCTTCTCACTCCTTCTCGACCAACACAAAAAGCTGGAGCCGCGGCGTTTCGACCCACGCGAGGAAATCGAGTGGACTTCGCTCGTCTTGGACCGGTTCTAACGGTCCCGTCTCACTCTCTTCCAGAAACTTGTTTGCT AGAGATGTATGGCGCTGGGTGAACTCCAAGAGTGTTACTCTGGGAAGAGGTATGCGCGGTGTTGTTGTGAGAGCTGAGATGTTTGGGCAACTCACGAGCGGTCTTGAGGCGGCCTGGAATAAACTGAAAGGAGAAG AGGTTTTGACCAAGGAAAATATAGTGGAGCCCATGCGAGATATTAGAAGAGCTCTTTTGGAAGCAGAT GTAAGCCTTCCCGTTGTAAGACGGTTTGTTCAAACTGTCAGTGAGCAGGCTGTTGGTGTTGGGCTGATTCGAGGTGTGAAACCAGATCAGCAGCTGGTTAAG ATTGTACATGATGAGCTTGTGAAGTTGATGGGTGGGGAGGTATCTGAATTAGTTTTTGCAAAATCCGGTCCCACTGTAATTTTATTAGCTGGTCTACAGGGCGTTGGAAAAACAACAGTGTGTGCAAAATTGGCTTATTATCTCAAGAAACAG GGGAAGAGTTGCATGCTGGTTGCTGGGGATGTGTACAGACCAGCTGCTATTGACCAACTTGTTATTTTGGGTGAACAG GTGGATGTGCCTGTTTATGCTGCAGGGACTGATGTTAAACCTTCAGTAATAGCCAAGCAAGGTTTAGAAGcagccaaaaagaaaaacatagatGTAGTCATAATGGATACTGCTGGGAGGCTTCAG ATAGACAAAGCGATGATGGATGAGTTGAAAGAAGTGAAGAGGGCATTGAATCCCACGGAAGTTTTGCTTGTTGTTGATGCAATGACGGGACAAGAAGCTGCAG GCTTGGTGACCTCATTTAATCTAGAGATTGGGATAACAGGAGCCATTTTGACAAAGCTAGATGGGGATTCTAGAGGTGGAGCAGCTTTGAGTGTTAAAGAG GTATCAGGAAAGCCAATCAAGCTTGTAGGGCGGGGAGAACGCATGGAGGACCTTGAACCTTTCTACCCTGACCGTATGGCAGGACGTATTTTAGGAATGGGAGATGTCCTCTCCTTTGTTGAAAAGGCACAAGAAGTT ATGCGACAAGAAGATGCTGAAGAACTGCAAAAGAAGATAATGAGTGCAAAGTTTGACTTCAACGATTTCCTAAAGCAAACTCGAGCAGTTGCACGTATGGGCTCTGTGACTCGTGTTTTAGGAATGATCCCTGGTATGGGGAAG GTTACTCCTGCACAAATTCGTGAAGCAGAGAAGAATTTAAAGATAATGGAAGCAATGATTGAAGCAATGACCCCTG AGGAAAGAGAGAAGCCAGAATTATTGGCAGAATCTCCAGCCCGAAGGAAAAGAATTGCTCGAGATTCTGGGAAAACAGAGCAGCAG GTGAGCCAAGTTGTTGCTCAACTCTTCCAAATGCGCGTTCGAATGAAGAATTTGATGGGTGTAATGGAAGGTGGATCCATTCCTACACTGAGTAATCTTGAGGAGGCGCTCAAAACTGAACAAAAG GGTCCTACTGGTACTGCTAGGAGAAAGAAGAGATCGGAATCAAGGAGGCAGTTCATAGACTCGGCATCAACAAGGCCAAGTCCTCGTGGTTTTGGGGCTGGGAACTAA
- the LOC122276054 gene encoding 4'-phosphopantetheinyl transferase psf-1-like isoform X2, with translation MRGYQLQKRALLARALVRTTIARYQTKCPVHPRSLKFKKNIYGKPEVEWEDVDDRQLPPLHFNISHTSSLIACGVTVNSPIGIDVEEKQRKLKNNVLAFARRYFSPYEVELLTAISDPEIQRQEFIKLWTLKEAYVKALGRGFSAVPFKTFTIWFRTAMEGEIRLPGLGDSEALDIVVDSFNDHEKLTNNWQFVLLDLAGSHYAAICIEKDRTTGGEGTLPMKFTVRRTIPYVEDECVPGVVAIGGLT, from the exons ATGCGTGGATATCAGCTCCAAAAGAGAGCCCTGCTAGCTCGTGCACTGGTTCGCACTACCATTGCAAGAT ATCAGACAAAGTGTCCAGTTCATCCAAGATCCTTaaagtttaagaagaatatcTATGGAAAGCCTGAG GTAGAATGGGAAGATGTTGATGACCGGCAGCTTCCACCATTGCATTTCAACATTTCACATACCTCTTCCTTAATAGCTTGTGGAGTGACTGTGAATTCACCA ATTGGTATTGATGTGGAGGAGAAACAACGGAAGTTAAAGAACAATGTTTTAGCATTTGCTCGAAGGTACTTTTCTCCTTATGAAGTGGAACTTTTAACTGCTATTTCGGACCCTGAAATTCAGCGTCAGGAGTTCATAAAATTATGGACTCTCAAG GAGGCATATGTGAAAGCGTTGGGGAGGGGTTTCTCGGCTGTACCTTTTAAGACCTTTACAATCTGGTTTAGGACTGCTATGGAAGGGGAAATTCGTCTTCCTGGGCTTGGCGATTCTGAG GCACTTGATATAGTCGTCGATTCTTTTAATGACCATGAGAAGCTTACAAACAATTGGCAATTTGTGCTCTTGGATTTGGCGGGTTCTCATTATGCTGCCATATGCATTGAAAAGGATAGAACAACTGGAG GTGAAGGGACCCTTCCAATGAAATTTACAGTACGTAGAACCATTCCTTATGTTGAAGATGAATGTGTTCCTGGTGTCGTAGCAATAGGGGGCTTGACTTAA
- the LOC122276054 gene encoding 4'-phosphopantetheinyl transferase gsp-like isoform X1: MLLRRIRNCFMNIRYFQRNLSAASSPLVPVPLPSRMETHLWYILPNEVKSETLLNQYLELLSPCEKENVCRMRGYQLQKRALLARALVRTTIARYQTKCPVHPRSLKFKKNIYGKPEVEWEDVDDRQLPPLHFNISHTSSLIACGVTVNSPIGIDVEEKQRKLKNNVLAFARRYFSPYEVELLTAISDPEIQRQEFIKLWTLKEAYVKALGRGFSAVPFKTFTIWFRTAMEGEIRLPGLGDSEALDIVVDSFNDHEKLTNNWQFVLLDLAGSHYAAICIEKDRTTGGEGTLPMKFTVRRTIPYVEDECVPGVVAIGGLT; this comes from the exons ATGTTGCTCAGGCGTATTAGGAATTGCTTCATGAATATACGTTACTTTCAAAGGAACCTATCTGCTGCTTCATCCCCGCTGGTCCCAGTACCACTTCCATCTCGAAT GGAAACCCATTTGTGGTATATATTACCTAATGAGGTTAAGAGTGAAACCCTTCTTAATCAATATTTGGAACTTCTGTCGCCGTGCGAGAAAGAAAATGTTTGCCGCATGCGTGGATATCAGCTCCAAAAGAGAGCCCTGCTAGCTCGTGCACTGGTTCGCACTACCATTGCAAGAT ATCAGACAAAGTGTCCAGTTCATCCAAGATCCTTaaagtttaagaagaatatcTATGGAAAGCCTGAG GTAGAATGGGAAGATGTTGATGACCGGCAGCTTCCACCATTGCATTTCAACATTTCACATACCTCTTCCTTAATAGCTTGTGGAGTGACTGTGAATTCACCA ATTGGTATTGATGTGGAGGAGAAACAACGGAAGTTAAAGAACAATGTTTTAGCATTTGCTCGAAGGTACTTTTCTCCTTATGAAGTGGAACTTTTAACTGCTATTTCGGACCCTGAAATTCAGCGTCAGGAGTTCATAAAATTATGGACTCTCAAG GAGGCATATGTGAAAGCGTTGGGGAGGGGTTTCTCGGCTGTACCTTTTAAGACCTTTACAATCTGGTTTAGGACTGCTATGGAAGGGGAAATTCGTCTTCCTGGGCTTGGCGATTCTGAG GCACTTGATATAGTCGTCGATTCTTTTAATGACCATGAGAAGCTTACAAACAATTGGCAATTTGTGCTCTTGGATTTGGCGGGTTCTCATTATGCTGCCATATGCATTGAAAAGGATAGAACAACTGGAG GTGAAGGGACCCTTCCAATGAAATTTACAGTACGTAGAACCATTCCTTATGTTGAAGATGAATGTGTTCCTGGTGTCGTAGCAATAGGGGGCTTGACTTAA
- the LOC122276053 gene encoding rho GTPase-activating protein 5-like: MTDVLQSPSHFPSPSSSSTPNDGSHPRALINSPTIEDHSDIEEGEEGVGGGDRKRKERDREGDQLSLLALLVAAFRKSLIVCSTAGSGKLSSMEIGCPSEVRHVAHVTFDRFHGFLGLPVEFEPEVPRRVPSASANVFGVSTESMQLSFDARGNSVPTILLMMQRRLYAQGGLQAEGIFRINAENSQEEYVRDQLNRGVIPDNIDVHCLAGLIKAWFRELPSGLLDSLSPEQVMQSQSEEECAQLVRLLPPTEAALLDWAINLMADVAQLEHSNKMNARNIAMVFAPNMTQMADPLTALMYAVQVMNFLKTLIVKMVREREESVVESTPNSHLEPSDEDGYQSSSELCIQGPREEENSVEEKSFAAEDPALESPGHSIQGDTTIERGTRNFLHSSEIVTPGGNQSLVDNCPCEVVSQVNSSFVSGLEEGGSTGPSGGVPKTISKSKTGQSSLSSIKKGSKKINEGVMSSAPRPAEKTKGHGIVGRINSRTELFEAWR; the protein is encoded by the exons ATGACTGATGTACTCCAATCTCCATCTCACTTCCCTTCCCCTTCAAGCTCTTCCACACCGAATGATGGGTCACACCCTCGTGCGCTTATTAACAGTCCTACAATAGAGGACCATTCGGATATAGAGGAGGGAGAGGAAGGTGTTGGAGGAGGAGACAGGAAAAGGAAGGAAAGGGACAGAGAGGGAGATCAGCTGTCTCTTTTAGCACTTTTGGTGGCTGCTTTTAGGAAGTCTTTGATTGTTTGTAGCACTGCTGGGTCAGGGAAGCTCTCTTCCATGGAGATTGGGTGTCCTTCCGAAGTCAGGCATGTTGCCCATGTCACGTTTGATCGCTTCCACGGTTTTCTTGGTTTGCCTGTTGAGTTTGAACCTGAGGTCCCTAGAAGGGTCCCTAGTGCCAG TGCAAATGTTTTTGGGGTTTCAACGGAATCTATGCAGCTTTCATTTGATGCAAGAGGAAATAGTGTGCCAACAATATTGCTGATGATGCAAAGACGATTGTATGCACAAGGGGGCTTGCAG GCGGAAGGAATCTTCAGAATTAATGCTGAGAACAGTCAGGAGGAGTATGTTAGGGACCAATTAAATCGAGGTGTGATACCAGATAACATTGATGTCCACTGCCTAGCCGGTCTTATAAAG GCTTGGTTTAGAGAGCTCCCGTCTGGTCTTTTGGACTCCCTCTCACCAGAACAGGTGATGCAATCCCAGTCAGAAGAGGAGTGTGCTCAGCTTGTGCGACTACTTCCACCAACCGAAGCTGCTCTACTGGATTGGGCGATAAACCTAATGGCAGATGTCGCACAACTGGAACACTCGAACAAGATGAATGCTCGCAATATTGCCATGGTATTTGCACCAAACATGACTCAG ATGGCAGACCCTTTGACTGCATTGATGTATGCAGTCCAGGTGATGAACTTTCTCAAAACTCTTATTGTTAAGATGGTAAGAGAAAGAGAAGAATCTGTGGTAGAGTCAACTCCTAATTCACACCTGGAGCCTTCTGATGAGGATGGATATCAAAGCTCTTCAGAACTATGCATTCAGGGACCCAGAGAGGAGGAAAACAGTGTTGAAGAGAAATCCTTTGCTGCTGAAGACCCGGCATTAGAGAGCCCTGGTCACTCGATTCAAGGTGACACTACAATTGAACGTGGAACAAGAAATTTCCTCCATTCTAGTGAGATTGTCACTCCTGGGGGGAATCAGTCTCTGGTTGATAACTGTCCCTGTGAGGTTGTTTCTCAAGTGAATTCATCCTTTGTAAGCGGACTGGAAGAGGGTGGTTCAACAGGGCCGAGTGGAGGAGTTCCAAAAACTATTTCCAAGAGTAAAACTGGCCAATCAAGTCTTTCGAGTATCAAGAAGGGATCCAAAAAAATCAACGAAGGCGTCATGTCTAGTGCACCAAGACCTGCAGAGAAAACCAAGGGGCATGGAATTGTTGGGCGTATAAACTCAAGGACGGAGCTGTTTGAAGCCTGGCGCTGA